The Panacibacter microcysteis DNA window TTCTTTGGATCTGATTTTTTCCTTTCCTAGACCGGATAAGAATTGATTTAGCTTATTTGAAATAGCAGCAATAATTTTTGATTTAGGAGCCATGCGTTCAAACCTCATTATTAGCTTGGACTGACTGTTTTGTTTTGGTCTTTCATTTAATGAATCGGGTATAAACTCTTCGGAAATTCCAATGAAACGAAATATTTGCCTGAGAACTTCTATTGGGTGTTCCTTAATGTCCTCATAAAGAAAAACTAAAAGTTGCGACGGAGAAAAGATTTGTAAATATCTGGACAACTGCACATCATAAAAACCGCGCAAAATTATGTCTATCCCAGGCTCGCTTAATTGTCCTTCCAGATAGGAAGTGCGTAATTGCTCAAATGTCTGCTTTATAGAATGGTTAGCGGGCAGAAGGCCTTTACGAAGATACCAGTAGTAAGCCGATATTGCTCTTTCCGCCGGATTTCTTAGTGACGCTATCATTTTTACATTGGGTAAAAATTCTTTTACAACGGCAGGTGATTTAGGATCCCACATGTATTCTACGGAAACATCTCCCCTTAATTGCCCTTGTTGTGCTTCATTAACTAATGAAAAATACCAGTCAGCGCCTCTTTCCAGATAGATTTTCCCTCCCAAATATTCCACCTCTTTTTTATCTGCAGGCAAACAAATTTGAGGATGTTCTTTCAAACATTCATACAACCATGTTGTTGCACATTTTTGAGCTCCGATTACTAGAAAATCCAATTTGTTACTCAAAGTTTTAATTATTTTTTTTATGTATGTTGATCAACACTTATCTATTGTGTTCTGATTTTTAGCTAACTTCATTCCCGGCTATTCTCCTTGATTTTCTTTTTTGTAACCAATCCAAGATAAATCCAGAAACAATTCCTATGAGAAGGTAACGAAAACAGTTGCGTATTGGGTAGCCTTGCATTTTAAAGAAAAACAAGAAGGCAGGTGAAACAAGCAACATCCCAATCAAGCTATAACGCGCAACAATTTTATTACAGTATCGTATTGCAAAATATAAAAACATGATTGCAAACAGAAAAAAGCCATATCCAAGAAAGTAGCTTTCCCCGATAAACCCTACCGGTGCGTACGAACTTAATTTCAGTTTGTTTCTATCCTCCAAAGCATCATTATATCCATCTATACTTGAGATTAAAGGTGAAAAAACAAGTATTTTATATTTAGTATCGAATGTAATCTCCTTGTCACCGTATTTTTTTAATGACAAGCTAAGATTCCATCCACTGGAAAACGCCGTGGCTAAAAGTTTTGGTGACAATATGGCAATACT harbors:
- a CDS encoding sulfotransferase domain-containing protein — encoded protein: MSNKLDFLVIGAQKCATTWLYECLKEHPQICLPADKKEVEYLGGKIYLERGADWYFSLVNEAQQGQLRGDVSVEYMWDPKSPAVVKEFLPNVKMIASLRNPAERAISAYYWYLRKGLLPANHSIKQTFEQLRTSYLEGQLSEPGIDIILRGFYDVQLSRYLQIFSPSQLLVFLYEDIKEHPIEVLRQIFRFIGISEEFIPDSLNERPKQNSQSKLIMRFERMAPKSKIIAAISNKLNQFLSGLGKEKIRSKEELDAIEILIPLFETSVNGTFELIKSLPAENQPLQKNILSVWNKK